A genomic region of Thunnus albacares chromosome 4, fThuAlb1.1, whole genome shotgun sequence contains the following coding sequences:
- the LOC122980623 gene encoding limbin-like isoform X1, with protein MLQVHFIAERVTIWSFFLTIQVSCWFPTPLYSRWCHDVTGTRETRAGVLEYGAGYCNGNVTSQAASWYTTPPSHPVSENRGCQSLSSIHVTQHDPGGKSEELMLLKMDGTMETYEPVVFSAEGPLSSSAPAGPWGHSFYTSFRYMSNILHFRGRRSTLTRYIPGHTLPQVQSVAPPSAFGVKFHKCAQAKLDTDPPQLTFFLLIHNMSPVGGTNLSQVAIRDSISGIVPLKTEGKVVERGYQTFAIDSLAAGSQIVVNYTAHIRSHKSEVLNLPAFLTFSNASQNDVSMFGPLTANLTLRVNSTDRIYPNHGVHFAGFVGGFFVSLMLLSLGFLAMNLIGLRTRLSLLQQMRNRGDSDPEYADCNMSETVKDEATFEDKMVDIMVLEDPQNMYQALENLEMSTLLRATNNLEATRIQIYKDVMSSLLGGLRSRGQASAQAQQRLLSVLHGQLLGMEGRLKEERGARMAALAGQCNLETREEMEAEHCREAAEKAQAELLCQHADQQELLQCSVLLEKLHKLSQSQLQRILLVRHEEASAKVQRQIIEWRRVELHKIFSEELEEATRMGELEKSTAKSLQHNYFACQDQLEEVLDVVLANQRYVLAERHAQRKFLVHSLHSLNSLISDTFSSTSSNLDSWFTHIRRGSTVSAEQIDQLQEKAQKELVIVRQRLDEALSQERRAMRCGLIKKRRELISELLRVHKQRQKDLSDLSKGLEERMEVAQHLHCWQNLLTAHNLELAELINNLDEEAAADIRKMTMRVIQGAIAEVKAIQPSATQTLLTLSPPGMQRSLLQVEPEAASGQSQGQGVSTLLQGQERLHQEGKAALHTLSCTREALQEAMERELQEQRQLRDHCRAFFRCLCLSQLTLSEDDRLRMKLEFQKCLSVMDRCLVLPHAISRTKLHTALEAWRKDSEQQMMKPQSKGKTSEARQKTDTSDLLHFQKKLKDRIQLFEKEKEMESGAMKKVMEEMGREREDDLRSQADSLAMQMATIHYQKAERRTKVLETSRAMLTLHSLLIHQLRERKSLERQDMAQSIQSHCLGLEEAEQQLQKERTDFDSLEISPLRLKTNQTHRDNSDEGDEGSEEERLFQLRQDCRMVFILQEALYKCNQVITLLAERFQETTANSQATEYLKEQMELKRLYANCDQDLEFASQLVKQSQVSAEVLLETLRLLLPTLPESELLSITDALCPKQHPASTSAEQEHAGCAAGSNRLLPVKLREDVVYKSMSNMPSFSVERQRLQEKRQNLMEKLLPSSHLLVPKDVAPLPVEEKGKEDSFTKAQPSIYKSTTTESTVTQQHSDTIEERVMEAVNETLRSSALSASTAVGSLATGERLFVFRDPPESLDSTYAPKRKRKRNFLNLKKGSVAPTNIP; from the exons ATGCTTCAGGTACATTTTATCGCGGAGAGGGTCACAATATGGTCTTTTTTCCTGACTATCCAGGTTTCATGTTGGTTTCCAACTCCTCTGTATTCCCGTTGGTGTCATGATGTCACCGGCACACGTGAAACGCGTGCCGGTGTGTTGGAGTACGGGGCTGGATATTGTAATGGTAACGTTACCTCTCAGGCTGCGTCTTGGTACACGACACCACCATCACATCCTGTTTCGGAGAACCGTGGG TGTCAGAGCCTCTCTAGTATCCATGTAACTCAACATGACCCTGGTGGGAAATCAGAAGAGCTGATGCTGCTTAAAATGGATG GTACAATGGAAACATATGAGCCTGTGGTGTTTTCTGCAGAGGGGCCTCTCTCTTCTTCGGCCCCTGCTGGCCCATGGGGACACTCCTTTTACACTTCATTTAGATACATGTCAAACATCTTACACTTTCGGGGCCGCAGAAGCACACTCACCAGATACATCCCCGGCCACACTCTGCCTCAG GTTCAGAGTGTGGCGCCTCCATCCGCATTTGGGGTCAAGTTTCATAAGTGCGCACAG GCAAAGCTTGACACCGATCCTCCTCAGCTGACATTCTTCCTGCTGATTCACAACATGAGCCCAGTAGGTGGCACCAACCTGTCTCAGGTGGCTATTCGGGACTCCATATCTGGAATAGTGCCCCTGAAAACTGAGGGCAAGGTTGTGGAAAGAGGTTACCAGACATTTGCCATCGATTCACTGGCTG CTGGATCCCAAATTGTTGTCAATTATACTGCACACATAAGGAGTCATAAGAGCGAAGTCTTGAACCTTCCAGCTTTTCTCACCTTCTCTAACGCCTCACAG AATGATGTCAGCATGTTTGGCCCATTAACAGCTAATCTAACACTGAGGGTGAATTCAACTGATAGG atTTATCCTAACCATGGTGTCCATTTTGCTGGATTTGTTGGTGGGTTCTTTGTAAGTTTGATGCTGTTGTCACTGGGGTTTCTGGCCATGAACCTGATAGGTCTCAGAACCAGACTGAGCCTTCTTCAGCAAATG AGAAACAGAGGTGATTCAGACCCAGAGTATGCAGACTGCAACATGAGCGAGACCGTCAAAGACGAGGCAACATTTGAAGACAAGATGGTGGACATCATGGTGCTGGAGGATCCGCAAAACATGTACCAGGCTTTGGAGAA CCTTGAAATGTCTACACTGCTGCGTGCCACCAATAACCTGGAGGCTACCCGGATTCAGATCTACAAGGACGTGATGTCGTCCTTGTTGGGTGGCCTGCGGTCTCGGGGCCAGGCCAGTGCTCAGGCCCAACAGAGGCTGCTCAGCGTGCTCCACGGACAGCTGCTGGGCATGGAGGGTCGGCTGAAGGAGGAGCGAGGGGCCCGCATGGCTGCCCTTGCTGGCCAATGTAACCTGGAGACTCGGGAAGAGATGGAAGCAGAGCATTGCAGGGAAGCTGCTGAGAAAGCCCAAGCGGAGCTGCTGTGTCAACATGCAGATCAACAG GAGCTCCTCCAGTGCAGTGTCCTCCTGGAGAAGCTGCACAAGCTGAGCCAGAGTCAGCTCCAGCGCATCCTGTTGGTCCGACATGAAGAGGCCTCAGCCAAGGTCCAAAGGCAGATCATTGAGTGGCGCCGGGTGGAACTCCACAAGATCTTCTCTGAGGAACTGGAGGAGGCCACAAGGATGGGCGAGTTGGAGAAGAGCACAGCTAAGAGTCTTCAGCACAATTACTTTGCCTGTCAG GATCAGCTAGAAGAGGTACTGGATGTGGTCCTTGCCAATCAGCGCTATGTGCTGGCTGAACGCCATGCACAGAGGAAGTTCCTGGTGCACAGCCTCCACAGCCTTAATAGCCTGATTTCTGACACCTTCTCCAGCACCTCCAGCAATTTGGACAGCTGGTTCACTCACATCAGAAG AGGGAGCACAGTGTCTGCTGAGCAGATAGACCAGCTGCAGGAGAAAGCCCAGAAAGAGCTGGTGATAGTGAGGCAGAGACTGGACGAGGCACTGAGCCAAGAGAGGAGAGCCATGCGCTGTGGACTGATTAAGAAAAGAAGAGAGCTCATCTCTGAGTTG CTGAGGGTCCacaagcagagacagaaagatcTGTCGGACCTGTCTAAGGGTCTGGAGGAAAGGATGGAGGTAGCCCAACACCTGCACTGTTGGCAGAACTTACTGACGGCTCACAACTTGGAGCTAGCTGAGCTCATCAACAACCTGGATGaagaggctgctgctgacatCCGCAAG ATGACCATGCGTGTAATCCAGGGTGCCATAGCAGAGGTCAAAGCCATCCAGCCTTCCGCAACCCAAACCCTGCTCACACTCTCACCTCCAGGGATGCAACGCTCCCTGCTGCAGGTAGAACCAGAGGCAGCGTCGGGGCAGTCCCAGGGACAAGGAGTGAGCACTCTCCTGCAGGGCCAGGAGAGGCTGCATCAGGAAGGCAAGGCTGCCTTACACACCCTCAGCTGCACCAGGGAGGCTCTGCAGGAAGCCATGGAGAGAGAGCTGCAGGAGCAGAGGCAGCTCAGGGATCACTGCAGAGCTTTCTTCAG GTGTTTGTGCTTGTCCCAGCTGACTCTGTCTGAGGATGACAGGCTGAGGATGAAACTAGAGTTCCAGaagtgtctgtctgtgatgGACCGCTGCCTTGTGCTGCCTCACGCCATCTCCAGAACTAAACTCCACACTGCTCTAGAGGCTTGGAGAAAAGACAGCGAGCAACAGATG ATGAAACCACAATCCAAGGGGAAAACCAGCGAGGccagacagaaaacagacacatcTGACCTGCTCCATTTCCAGAAAAAGCTCAAGGACAGAATACAACTGTttgagaaggagaaggaaatgGAGAGTGGTGCAATGAAAAAG GTGATGGAGGAGatggggagggagagagaggatgatCTGCGCTCTCAGGCGGACAGTTTGGCGATGCAGATGGCTACCATCCACTACCAGAAGGCTGAGAGGAGAACCAAGGTCTTGGAGACCTCCAGAGCCATGCTGACTCTGCACAGCCTGCTAATTCATCaactcagagagagaaagagcctTGAGAGACAAGACATGGCCCAAAGTATACAAAGCCACTGCTTG GGCCTAGAGGAAGCAGAACAACAGCTTCAGAAGGAGAGGACTGATTTCGACAGCCTGGAAATATCTCCTCTCAGACTcaagacaaatcaaacacaccgAGACAACTCCGATGAAGGAGATGAGGGCAGTGAGGAGGAGAGACTGTTTCAGCTACGGCAGGATTGCAGGATGGTGTTCATCCTCCAGGAGGCACTCTACAAGTGCAATCAGGTCATCACGCTGTTGGCTGAGAG GTTTCAAGAGACGACTGCCAACAGTCAAGCCACAGAATATTTGAAAGAACAGATGGAGCTCAAGAGACTGTATGCAAACTGTGACCAG GACCTGGAGTTTGCATCTCAGCTGGTGAAGCAGAGTCAGGTGTCTGCTGAGGTTCTCCTGGAGACCCTGCGTCTTCTCCTCCCAACCCTGCCTGAAAGTGAACTCCTTTCCATCACTGACGCCCTCTGCCCCAAACAGCACCCTGCATCAACGTCTGCAGAGCAGGAACACGCGGG GTGTGCCGCGGGGTCTAATCGACTTCTTCCTGTCAAACTGAGGGAAGACGTGGTGTATAAAAGTATGTCAAATATGCCAAGCTTCTCTGTGGAAAGACAGAG ACTCCAGGAAAAGAGGCAAAATCTGATGGAAAAACTGCTCCCCAGTTCCCATCTCCTGGTTCCAAAAGATGTTGCACCACTGCCGGtagaagagaaaggaaaagaggacAGTTTTACTAAAGCACAACCGTCTATTTATAAATCAACCACGACCGAAAGCACAGTGACACAGCAGCACAGTGACACTATAGAAGAAAGGGTCATG
- the LOC122980623 gene encoding limbin-like isoform X2, producing the protein MLLKMDGTMETYEPVVFSAEGPLSSSAPAGPWGHSFYTSFRYMSNILHFRGRRSTLTRYIPGHTLPQVQSVAPPSAFGVKFHKCAQAKLDTDPPQLTFFLLIHNMSPVGGTNLSQVAIRDSISGIVPLKTEGKVVERGYQTFAIDSLAAGSQIVVNYTAHIRSHKSEVLNLPAFLTFSNASQNDVSMFGPLTANLTLRVNSTDRIYPNHGVHFAGFVGGFFVSLMLLSLGFLAMNLIGLRTRLSLLQQMRNRGDSDPEYADCNMSETVKDEATFEDKMVDIMVLEDPQNMYQALENLEMSTLLRATNNLEATRIQIYKDVMSSLLGGLRSRGQASAQAQQRLLSVLHGQLLGMEGRLKEERGARMAALAGQCNLETREEMEAEHCREAAEKAQAELLCQHADQQELLQCSVLLEKLHKLSQSQLQRILLVRHEEASAKVQRQIIEWRRVELHKIFSEELEEATRMGELEKSTAKSLQHNYFACQDQLEEVLDVVLANQRYVLAERHAQRKFLVHSLHSLNSLISDTFSSTSSNLDSWFTHIRRGSTVSAEQIDQLQEKAQKELVIVRQRLDEALSQERRAMRCGLIKKRRELISELLRVHKQRQKDLSDLSKGLEERMEVAQHLHCWQNLLTAHNLELAELINNLDEEAAADIRKMTMRVIQGAIAEVKAIQPSATQTLLTLSPPGMQRSLLQVEPEAASGQSQGQGVSTLLQGQERLHQEGKAALHTLSCTREALQEAMERELQEQRQLRDHCRAFFRCLCLSQLTLSEDDRLRMKLEFQKCLSVMDRCLVLPHAISRTKLHTALEAWRKDSEQQMMKPQSKGKTSEARQKTDTSDLLHFQKKLKDRIQLFEKEKEMESGAMKKVMEEMGREREDDLRSQADSLAMQMATIHYQKAERRTKVLETSRAMLTLHSLLIHQLRERKSLERQDMAQSIQSHCLGLEEAEQQLQKERTDFDSLEISPLRLKTNQTHRDNSDEGDEGSEEERLFQLRQDCRMVFILQEALYKCNQVITLLAERFQETTANSQATEYLKEQMELKRLYANCDQDLEFASQLVKQSQVSAEVLLETLRLLLPTLPESELLSITDALCPKQHPASTSAEQEHAGCAAGSNRLLPVKLREDVVYKSMSNMPSFSVERQRLQEKRQNLMEKLLPSSHLLVPKDVAPLPVEEKGKEDSFTKAQPSIYKSTTTESTVTQQHSDTIEERVMEAVNETLRSSALSASTAVGSLATGERLFVFRDPPESLDSTYAPKRKRKRNFLNLKKGSVAPTNIP; encoded by the exons ATGCTGCTTAAAATGGATG GTACAATGGAAACATATGAGCCTGTGGTGTTTTCTGCAGAGGGGCCTCTCTCTTCTTCGGCCCCTGCTGGCCCATGGGGACACTCCTTTTACACTTCATTTAGATACATGTCAAACATCTTACACTTTCGGGGCCGCAGAAGCACACTCACCAGATACATCCCCGGCCACACTCTGCCTCAG GTTCAGAGTGTGGCGCCTCCATCCGCATTTGGGGTCAAGTTTCATAAGTGCGCACAG GCAAAGCTTGACACCGATCCTCCTCAGCTGACATTCTTCCTGCTGATTCACAACATGAGCCCAGTAGGTGGCACCAACCTGTCTCAGGTGGCTATTCGGGACTCCATATCTGGAATAGTGCCCCTGAAAACTGAGGGCAAGGTTGTGGAAAGAGGTTACCAGACATTTGCCATCGATTCACTGGCTG CTGGATCCCAAATTGTTGTCAATTATACTGCACACATAAGGAGTCATAAGAGCGAAGTCTTGAACCTTCCAGCTTTTCTCACCTTCTCTAACGCCTCACAG AATGATGTCAGCATGTTTGGCCCATTAACAGCTAATCTAACACTGAGGGTGAATTCAACTGATAGG atTTATCCTAACCATGGTGTCCATTTTGCTGGATTTGTTGGTGGGTTCTTTGTAAGTTTGATGCTGTTGTCACTGGGGTTTCTGGCCATGAACCTGATAGGTCTCAGAACCAGACTGAGCCTTCTTCAGCAAATG AGAAACAGAGGTGATTCAGACCCAGAGTATGCAGACTGCAACATGAGCGAGACCGTCAAAGACGAGGCAACATTTGAAGACAAGATGGTGGACATCATGGTGCTGGAGGATCCGCAAAACATGTACCAGGCTTTGGAGAA CCTTGAAATGTCTACACTGCTGCGTGCCACCAATAACCTGGAGGCTACCCGGATTCAGATCTACAAGGACGTGATGTCGTCCTTGTTGGGTGGCCTGCGGTCTCGGGGCCAGGCCAGTGCTCAGGCCCAACAGAGGCTGCTCAGCGTGCTCCACGGACAGCTGCTGGGCATGGAGGGTCGGCTGAAGGAGGAGCGAGGGGCCCGCATGGCTGCCCTTGCTGGCCAATGTAACCTGGAGACTCGGGAAGAGATGGAAGCAGAGCATTGCAGGGAAGCTGCTGAGAAAGCCCAAGCGGAGCTGCTGTGTCAACATGCAGATCAACAG GAGCTCCTCCAGTGCAGTGTCCTCCTGGAGAAGCTGCACAAGCTGAGCCAGAGTCAGCTCCAGCGCATCCTGTTGGTCCGACATGAAGAGGCCTCAGCCAAGGTCCAAAGGCAGATCATTGAGTGGCGCCGGGTGGAACTCCACAAGATCTTCTCTGAGGAACTGGAGGAGGCCACAAGGATGGGCGAGTTGGAGAAGAGCACAGCTAAGAGTCTTCAGCACAATTACTTTGCCTGTCAG GATCAGCTAGAAGAGGTACTGGATGTGGTCCTTGCCAATCAGCGCTATGTGCTGGCTGAACGCCATGCACAGAGGAAGTTCCTGGTGCACAGCCTCCACAGCCTTAATAGCCTGATTTCTGACACCTTCTCCAGCACCTCCAGCAATTTGGACAGCTGGTTCACTCACATCAGAAG AGGGAGCACAGTGTCTGCTGAGCAGATAGACCAGCTGCAGGAGAAAGCCCAGAAAGAGCTGGTGATAGTGAGGCAGAGACTGGACGAGGCACTGAGCCAAGAGAGGAGAGCCATGCGCTGTGGACTGATTAAGAAAAGAAGAGAGCTCATCTCTGAGTTG CTGAGGGTCCacaagcagagacagaaagatcTGTCGGACCTGTCTAAGGGTCTGGAGGAAAGGATGGAGGTAGCCCAACACCTGCACTGTTGGCAGAACTTACTGACGGCTCACAACTTGGAGCTAGCTGAGCTCATCAACAACCTGGATGaagaggctgctgctgacatCCGCAAG ATGACCATGCGTGTAATCCAGGGTGCCATAGCAGAGGTCAAAGCCATCCAGCCTTCCGCAACCCAAACCCTGCTCACACTCTCACCTCCAGGGATGCAACGCTCCCTGCTGCAGGTAGAACCAGAGGCAGCGTCGGGGCAGTCCCAGGGACAAGGAGTGAGCACTCTCCTGCAGGGCCAGGAGAGGCTGCATCAGGAAGGCAAGGCTGCCTTACACACCCTCAGCTGCACCAGGGAGGCTCTGCAGGAAGCCATGGAGAGAGAGCTGCAGGAGCAGAGGCAGCTCAGGGATCACTGCAGAGCTTTCTTCAG GTGTTTGTGCTTGTCCCAGCTGACTCTGTCTGAGGATGACAGGCTGAGGATGAAACTAGAGTTCCAGaagtgtctgtctgtgatgGACCGCTGCCTTGTGCTGCCTCACGCCATCTCCAGAACTAAACTCCACACTGCTCTAGAGGCTTGGAGAAAAGACAGCGAGCAACAGATG ATGAAACCACAATCCAAGGGGAAAACCAGCGAGGccagacagaaaacagacacatcTGACCTGCTCCATTTCCAGAAAAAGCTCAAGGACAGAATACAACTGTttgagaaggagaaggaaatgGAGAGTGGTGCAATGAAAAAG GTGATGGAGGAGatggggagggagagagaggatgatCTGCGCTCTCAGGCGGACAGTTTGGCGATGCAGATGGCTACCATCCACTACCAGAAGGCTGAGAGGAGAACCAAGGTCTTGGAGACCTCCAGAGCCATGCTGACTCTGCACAGCCTGCTAATTCATCaactcagagagagaaagagcctTGAGAGACAAGACATGGCCCAAAGTATACAAAGCCACTGCTTG GGCCTAGAGGAAGCAGAACAACAGCTTCAGAAGGAGAGGACTGATTTCGACAGCCTGGAAATATCTCCTCTCAGACTcaagacaaatcaaacacaccgAGACAACTCCGATGAAGGAGATGAGGGCAGTGAGGAGGAGAGACTGTTTCAGCTACGGCAGGATTGCAGGATGGTGTTCATCCTCCAGGAGGCACTCTACAAGTGCAATCAGGTCATCACGCTGTTGGCTGAGAG GTTTCAAGAGACGACTGCCAACAGTCAAGCCACAGAATATTTGAAAGAACAGATGGAGCTCAAGAGACTGTATGCAAACTGTGACCAG GACCTGGAGTTTGCATCTCAGCTGGTGAAGCAGAGTCAGGTGTCTGCTGAGGTTCTCCTGGAGACCCTGCGTCTTCTCCTCCCAACCCTGCCTGAAAGTGAACTCCTTTCCATCACTGACGCCCTCTGCCCCAAACAGCACCCTGCATCAACGTCTGCAGAGCAGGAACACGCGGG GTGTGCCGCGGGGTCTAATCGACTTCTTCCTGTCAAACTGAGGGAAGACGTGGTGTATAAAAGTATGTCAAATATGCCAAGCTTCTCTGTGGAAAGACAGAG ACTCCAGGAAAAGAGGCAAAATCTGATGGAAAAACTGCTCCCCAGTTCCCATCTCCTGGTTCCAAAAGATGTTGCACCACTGCCGGtagaagagaaaggaaaagaggacAGTTTTACTAAAGCACAACCGTCTATTTATAAATCAACCACGACCGAAAGCACAGTGACACAGCAGCACAGTGACACTATAGAAGAAAGGGTCATG